A single Anopheles arabiensis isolate DONGOLA chromosome 2, AaraD3, whole genome shotgun sequence DNA region contains:
- the LOC120900972 gene encoding protein SREK1IP1 — protein sequence MEYLTGLSQKENVRAACKKCGFPGHLTYQCRNYLTVDPQSQAVVPVQKRPGSESPEQNYLTPLQELRKQEEEEEKRKAEKAARKERKERARRAKEARKEKKKRKHRKRSRSSSSDDSDSSDRSTSSSSSSSSSSDSKHKKKTKKRYRKREVKQSKREVKKSKKVRHRRKRKDSDSSSDS from the exons atggAGTACCTAACAGGTCTGTCGCAAAAGGAGAATGTTCGCGCAGCCTGCAAAAAGTGTGGCTTTCCAGGACACCTGACGTATCAGTGCCGGAACTACCTGACG GTCGATCCGCAAAGCCAAGCCGTAGTACCGGTCCAAAAGCGTCCGGGTAGTGAATCGCCCGAACAGAACTACCTCACACCGCTGCAAGAGCTCCGGAagcaggaagaggaagaagaaaagcgcAAAGCAGAGAAAGCGGCCCGCAAAGAACGCAAAGAACGGGCACGCCGCGCAAAGGAGGCACGCaaggagaaaaagaagcgCAAGCATCGGAAAAGATCCCGCTCGAGCAGTTCGGACGATAGCGATAGTTCGGATAGGAGCactagcagcagtagtagtagtagtagtagtagcgaTAGTaagcacaaaaagaaaaccaaaaagcGATACAGGAAAAGGGAAgtgaagcaaagcaaaagggaAGTGAAAAAGTCCAAAAAGGTTAGGCACAGGCGCAAGCGAAAGGATTCCGACAGTAGCTCGGACAGTTAG
- the LOC120900776 gene encoding LOW QUALITY PROTEIN: apoptosis-inducing factor 3-like (The sequence of the model RefSeq protein was modified relative to this genomic sequence to represent the inferred CDS: inserted 1 base in 1 codon), producing the protein MGCSSSKAVRNSNESLAKASKVTAATSTSNGGAAGTHDDDFIEAVVCQESEIGENQMKQVELGEGKVLLVRQNGKLSAIGNKCSHYGAMLVTGALGEGRVRCPWHGACFNVETGDIEDFPGMDSLPCYRVTVGEAGEVKVRAKRTELATNKRTRVMARRAAQDDRTYVVIGGGPSGATCAETLRQEGFTGRIVMINKEPCLPYDRVKVSKTMDLNLEKVLLRTQQFYDENDIEVMLGTAVTKLDGATHELTLDNGYKIRYDKAYIATGSNPRRPPIEGASLGNVCVLRTAADAKQVNEQLAPEKRVVILGTSFIGLEAAAYCVNKVAKVTVIGRGAVPLKESFGDAIGQRVMELFEEKGVQFVMNSGIRRCIGAEGTVQQVELTDGTLLDADICIXGIGSTLYTEFLQGSGISLNRNGSINTDQYLESNLEGVYVGGDIANAPVHSNDGQQATIGHYPLAQYHGRVAALNMIGKATPLKAVPFFWTVLFGKSFRYCGYGQPDEVIIDGDLAALKFVAFYIGKGGRVIGMSSCQRDPVVAQFAEYSSQGKVLHKEDLTPNPLGWVPA; encoded by the exons ATGGGCTGCAGTTCGTCAAAGGCGGTTCGCAATTCGAACGAATCCCTCGCCAAAG CATCCAAGGTTACGGCGGCTACGTCCACGAGCAATGGAGGGGCAGCAGGCACGCACGATGACGATTTCATCGAAGCCGTCGTGTGCCAGGAGTCGGAGATTGGTGAGAACCAGATGAAGCAGGTCGAGTTGGGCGAGGGCAAGGTGCTGCTGGTACGGCAGAACGGGAAGCTTTCGGCCATCGGCAACAAATGCTCCCACTACGGTGCCATGCTCGTGACCGGTGCGCTGGGCGAAGGACGCGTCCGATGCCCTTGGCATGGAGCGTGCTTCAACGTGGAGACGGGCGATATCGAAGACTTCCCGGGGATGGATTCGCTGCCCTGCTACCGCGTCACCGTTGGCGAGGCGGGTGAGGTGAAAGTGCGCGCCAAGCGCACCGAACTGGCCACCAACAAGCGGACGCGTGTAATGGCCAGACGGGCGGCGCAGGACGACCGCACGTACGTCGTCATCGGTGGAGGTCCGTCGGGAGCGACTTGTGCGGAAACGCTGCGACAGGAAGGATTCACCGGGCGGATAGTGATGATCAACAAGGAACCATGCCTACCGTACGACCGGGTGAAGGTGAGCAAAACGATGGACCTGAATCTGGAAAAGGTCCTGCTGCGGACGCAGCAGTTCTACGACGAGAACGACATCGAGGTCATGCTGGGCACTGCCGTAACGAAGCTGGACGGTGCCACGCACGAACTCACGCTCGACAATGGGTACAAGATCCGGTACGATAAGGCGTACATTGCGACTGGTTCGAATCCTCGCCGGCCTCCGATCGAGGGCGCCAGCCTGGGCAACGTGTGCGTGCTGCGTACGGCGGCCGATGCCAAGCAGGTTAACGAGCAACTCGCGCCAGAAAAGCGGGTGGTCATACTGGGCACGAGCTTCATCGGACTCGAGGCGGCCGCCTACTGCGTGAACAAGGTAGCCAAGGTGACGGTCATCGGTCGCGGTGCCGTTCCGCTGAAGGAATCGTTTGGCGATGCGATCGGCCAGCGGGTCATGGAGCTGTTCGAGGAGAAGGGCGTGCAGTTCGTGATGAATTCCGGCATCCGGCGGTGCATCGGAGCGGAGGGTACGGTGCAGCAGGTAGAGCTGACCGACGGTACCCTGCTCGATGCGGATATTTGCA TTGGCATCGGTTCGACGCTGTACACGGAGTTCCTGCAGGGCTCGGGCATCAGCCTGAATCGCAACGGATCGATCAATACCGACCAGTATTTAGAGTCGAATCTGGAAGGTGTGTATGTCGGGGGCGACATTGCGAACGCACCGGTCCACTCAAACGATGGGCAGCAGGCTACCATCGGCCACTATCCGCTTGCACAGTATCACGGCCGGGTGGCGGCACTGAACATGATCGGCAAGGCGACACCGCTCAAAGCGGTCCCATTCTTCTGGACGGTACTGTTCGGCAAGTCGTTCCGATATTGCGGATACGGCCAGCCCGACGAGGTGATCATTGACGGAGATCTGGCCGCCCTAAAGTTCGTGGCGTTCTACATCGGTAAGGGGGGACGGGTGATAGGGATGTCATCATGCCAGCGAGATCCGGTGGTGGCCCAGTTTGCAGAGTATTCCTCGCAGGGTAAAGTGTTGCACAAGGAAGACCTGACGCCCAACCCGCTGGGCTGGGTACCGGCGTAA
- the LOC120900846 gene encoding required for meiotic nuclear division protein 1 homolog — MTSFISISLFNSCRRVSSTLVLSGWRNASSNATTIGGNVPLTKAAHARAMPASSGPLTIASQQLGHSPYFVSRGRPSSQVQQCNKISSSSIISLHESMQLKKRPRRKREDENEKISRGYKTVTAFATAEEYDLDRLLRALREQNLYEPKQFLSSDNIDTEPDVLHVTAKYKVGDECRDLYFFREGTVVLWNCTDLESSNILRFLRPFEQDSYDEGTVLEESESMLYNQDGIARLKHNSFYVSKSEDADLEKYTFANAMSLSVKLGIWEASLERYIDSMAYVTEDLKKGNKIKITRPEMLRRTGELFALRHVINLSSDLLDTPDFYWDREQLESLYNQTCAYFSISRRTRVMNEKLNHCVELADLISSNLNDDHHVRLEWMIIILIMVEVGFEILHYVDRFS, encoded by the coding sequence ATGACGAGTTTTATCAGCATAAGTTTGTTCAACAGTTGCCGCCGGGTTTCTTCAACGCTTGTGTTAAGTGGGTGGAGAAATGCTTCCAGCAACGCCACCACCATCGGTGGAAATGTTCCATTGACGAAAGCTGCACACGCCCGCGCGATGCCGGCAAGTTCCGGTCCCCTAACAATAGCATCGCAGCAGCTGGGTCACAGTCCGTACTTCGTCAGTCGAGGTAGGCCATCGTCACAGGTGCAACAATGTAACAAAATTTCATCATCCTCCATCATCAGTCTGCACGAAAGCATGCAGCTGAAGAAACGGCCGCGCAGAAAACGGGAGGACGAGAACGAAAAGATTTCCCGCGGCTACAAGACGGTCACGGCGTTTGCTACCGCGGAAGAGTACGATCTCGATCGGCTGCTGAGGGCACTGCGCGAACAAAATCTGTATGAACCGAAGCAGTTCCTGTCCAGCGATAATATCGACACGGAACCGGACGTACTGCATGTGACGGCAAAGTACAAGGTGGGCGACGAGTGTCGAGATTTGTACTTTTTCCGCGAGGGCACGGTGGTGCTGTGGAACTGTACCGATCTGGAGAGCAGCAACATTCTGCGGTTCTTGCGCCCGTTCGAGCAGGACTCGTACGACGAGGGTACCGTGCTGGAGGAGAGCGAATCCATGCTTTACAATCAGGATGGTATTGCGCGGCTAAAGCACAACAGCTTCTACGTTTCGAAGTCGGAAGATGCCGATCTGGAAAAGTACACCTTTGCAAATGCAATGTCCCTGTCGGTGAAGCTAGGCATCTGGGAGGCATCGCTCGAGCGCTACATCGACTCGATGGCGTACGTCACGGAGGATCTGAAGAAGGGAAACAAGATCAAAATCACGCGACCGGAAATGCTGCGCCGCACCGGGGAGCTGTTCGCGCTGCGGCACGTCATCAACCTTAGCTCGGATCTGCTCGACACGCCCGACTTTTACTGGGACCGGGAGCAGCTGGAATCGCTGTACAATCAGACCTGCGCATACTTCAGCATCTCCCGGCGGACGCGCGTGATGAACGAGAAGCTAAACCACTGTGTTGAGCTGGCCGATCTGATCAGCTCGAACCTGAATGATGACCATCACGTACGGCTGGAGTGGATGATTATCATCCTTATCATGGTGGAGGTGGGATTCGAGATATTGCACTACGTGGACAGGTTTTCTTaa
- the LOC120900716 gene encoding anaphase-promoting complex subunit 7 yields the protein MKTLFEQLKTLFDYELYSNAATLANLIISIYDTNRATLSPQEHFGTLVYYAESLFHERRFREAETIYRQALQLKRLLTKNKSPNCKTTAGSVPGPVDLQSEVELKYKTARCLIEMKCYRDAIVLLQSLALKQRTPKVNMLLSKLCHNHGHERSAIGTYKEVLKECPLAFEAIEGLLTLGVKGIEVNSMIVDATMAPQCSEWMSSWIKAHANIQARKYTDAIQTLRSIEANTCLRNYHQLLVLIGECYYHNGDYEQAYITLKRAHAMQPQSKNGLQILALLMAKNKKIAELEKLITPSPSLLNEYTSEMWYVMGQYLFATGKYEKAVYFVQKACFQNSRNVEALVLKAEVLFQVKKYQQGIAHLRYGQQFAPYRYEIHKALVDNYLNMGRNREAQLQALKAVKMLGESARMLVLLARTYMKDEAARPKAKALCLKALEMSENFLPAVYLLSEIYLRENDISTRMKLLKKHVMLSKNSKLHVMLAETLNNEKDHSGALEHYSIALNLDPSNRVAMSGLLMVGQNKGGTSSSASNAGASSSYLESMAEDGSDVPDNPLEMIEIRTTGANEMESESDAMWSDLEIEINQ from the exons ATGAAAACATTGTTCGAACAACTGAAAACTCTATTTGACTATGAGCTCTACTCAAATGCGGCCACGCTG GCCAATTTAATCATCTCCATATATGACACCAATCGTGCCACGCTCAGCCCTCAGGAACACTTCGGTACGCTCGTGTATTATGCGGAGTCGCTCTTTCACGAGCGACGGTTTCGCGAAGCGGAAACCATCTACCGGCAGGCGCTGCAGCTGAAGCGGCTGCTgacgaaaaacaaatcacccAACTGCAAAACCACGGCAGGCTCCGTCCCCGGTCCGGTCGATCTGCAGTCGGAGGTGGAGCTAAAGTACAAGACGGCCCGATGCCTGATAGAGATGAAGTGTTATCGCGATGCCATTGTCCTGCTGCAATCGCTCGCACTGAAACAGCGCACACCGAAGGTAAACATGCTGTTGAGCAAACTGTGTCACAACCACGGCCACGAACGAAGTGCCATCGGGACGTACAAGGAGGTGCTGAAGGAGTGTCCGCTGGCGTTTGAGGCGATTGAGGGTCTGCTCACGCTTGGCGTCAAGGGTATCGAAGTGAATTCAATGATCGTGGACGCTACCATGGCACCGCAGTGCAGCGAGTGGATGAGCAGCTGGATCAAGGCACACGCCAACATCCAGGCACGCAAGTACACCGACGCAATCCAAACGCTACGTAGCATCGAGGCAAACACCTGCCTGCGCAACTATCACCAGCTGTTGGTGCTGATCGGCGAATGCTACTACCACAATGGTGATTACGAGCAGGCGTACATCACGCTGAAGCGTGCCCACGCCATGCAGCCACAATCGAAGAACGGTCTGCAGATTCTCGCTCTACTGATggcaaagaataaaaaaattgccGAGCTGGAGAAACTGATCACTCCGTCGCCCTCGCTGCTGAACGAGTACACGTCCGAGATGTGGTACGTGATGGGGCAGTACCTGTTTGCCACCGGCAAGTACGAGAAGGCTGTGTACTTTGTGCAGAAGGCATGTTTCCAGAACTCGCGCAACGTCGAGGCGCTGGTGCTGAAGGCGGAAGTGCTGTTTCAGGTGAAAAAGTATCAGCAGGGCATCGCACACCTTCGGTATGGGCAGCAGTTTGCCCCCTATCGGTACGAAATTCACAAGGCGCTCGTGGACAATTACCTTAATATGGGACGCAACCGGGAGGCGCAGCTGCAAGCACTGAAGGCGGTCAAGATGTTGGGCGAGTCAGCGCGAATGTTGGTG TTATTGGCGCGCACATACATGAAAGATGAAGCCGCAAGACCGAAGGCAAAAGCGCTCTGCCTAAAGGCGCTGGAGATGAGCGAAAACTTCTTGCCTGCAGTATATCTGCTCTCGGAAATTTACCTGCGGGAGAACGATATCAGCACCAGAATGAAGCTGCTCAAAAAGCACGTAATGCTATCGAAGAACAGCAAGCTCCATGTGATGCTGGCGGAAACACTTAACAACGAAAAGGATCATTCCGGCGCGTTAGAACACTATTCCATTGCTCTCAA CCTCGATCCTTCGAATCGCGTGGCAATGTCGGGACTGCTTATGGTGGGACAAAACAAGGGCGGCACGAGCAGCAGCGCCTCGAATGCGGGTGCGTCCAGCTCATATCTGGAGTCGATGGCCGAAGACGGTAGCGACGTACCGGACAATCCGCTGGAAATGATCGAAATACGAACGACTGGAGCGAACGAGATGGAGTCGGAAAGTGATGCTATGTGGTCGGATTTGGAAATCGAAATCAATCAGTAG
- the LOC120898297 gene encoding WASH complex subunit 4 — protein METVVSSSHLYATQIKEYGHFLKDYDQKLAQLHISALSNGPVPSIVRLDYACNNERLPPARMIETNSINSGKSNSAIPGTSTLPLNKLLSTFAQLCREIDCLEQEIRALVRTIYDRTEPFRDVEDTDRPPLLWIAQNIDLMATVQCHYERLRDVGVLLLRQIGAFLTRKHRTVERSARKRMVWMGSHHRRWMWTYLCTFVPKFQYLFDYIGKLLRVALELDHIIGKTHLKAHWRSFSHKLRQPTKSAPSNKAGFRDLLFVCQAIGFWIGDESMPEVTGERRLLEALYKVKTRFDPVCSGEAFSDRFMKFLKRKLTNLTASAKTTPNGVDFTQSKDVIGVNVLLNFALYLFLPIEQRMLKNLFELNLKFPLIPLEDNFPWQPDEFIQVHGHKLLRDYDASAAPISVSTPLSTSFDYQKARDAQLQALEKSATAAVLCLHAASWLVEAHVQLRNRPSVPGASQDDGNFTLEKLRIKCGLLLEGVRLVREMEYVLGTLYALYGRRATERTDRLIQYRRMVVEFLLSSTRRSVTVPCLQFIVQHQQHKIYTIVNNAKKKLLREAKESKSTANGSLWLEKISTIDVLEKCLHGPATPERVGLAQLTIALCHGSASNGGPPLLALTDDAYRKVESLLNRLATFIDWERECNRLDVAGKYTPLLGPSARLDALSVSVVPMSNRIEAFIRWDFHGKWHQIEPFDPFRDGCDAAMGEQNHTQKLVFAFLRTKLTQEPDGRWLSARHSVAHHLSDVFYTLSTISPSEWRIYREMRSIVDRKYGIRLVEDQLPRTTAEDRRGPRGHGQDDDVLALMEDFETFIGSYGYDLHGQLFIERQQAATAASGGSTSGGGVLNVVKIEHIANSIKRHGPGIISTVVNYAFQFLRQKLFTFSHFLYDEQIHSRLAADAKKLATDSNDSAGTGASSGVNAANYTYDRALAFNRRIRNLGLSDDGETYVDLFRKLICQIGNAMAFIRMLHAGALHECTGAAEFVSNPPTAAEASEHDQAPSSEPTVQSNPDNQSAVNIWRQDMATVRTSWRLENEFFRLLLNAFDGLRRRRPTHADGDSSAPADSFAHLELFYLIIPPLTISYVEAMLKAKETIAKKDRHGTFLPTDDGFVMGLSYLLTLLNQTAAFNSLHWFKEVHTKYAREMGKLNQQTAGGTSNPLQQSSTMEPSDEKMLPTVSLTRKRLNAMQHEFELLQYNLSSSKIFFK, from the exons ATGGAGACGGTTGTTTCTTCAA GCCATCTGTACGCAACGCAGATCAAGGAGTACGGTCATTTCCTGAAAGATTATGACCAAAAGCTAGCCCAGCTCCACATATCTGCCCTTTCGAACGGACCCGTACCCAGCATCGTGCGATTGGACTATGCGTGCAATAATGAGCGGCTACCGCCCGCTCGCATGATAGAGACCAACAGCATCAACAGTGGCAAATCGAACAGCGCCATACCCGGCACTAGCACCCTACCGCTGAACAAGCTGCTGTCCACCTTTGCGCAACTGTGCCGTGAGATCGATTGTCTGGAGCAGGAGATACGAGCGCTGGTACGCACTATTTACGATCGCACCGAACCATTCCGTGATGTGGAGGATACAGATCGTCCGCCTCTGCTATGGATTGCTCAGAATATCGACCTGATGGCAACGGTGCAGTGCCACTACGAACGTCTCCGAGATGTCGGtgttctgctgctgcgtcaAATCGGTGCCTTTTTGACGAGGAAGCATCGTACGGTCGAGCGAAGCGCACGAAAAAGAATGGTCTGGATGGGAAGTCACCACCGTCGTTGGATGTGGAC ATATTTGTGTACATTCGTTCCTAAATTCCAGTACCTTTTCGACTATATTGGAAAACTGTTACGCGTCGCCCTGGAACTCGATCATATAATAGGCAAGACTCACCTTAAAGCGCACTGGCGATCGTTCTCTCATAAGCTTCGCCAGCCGACTAAAAGCGCTCCGTCGAACAAGGCCGGCTTTCGCGATCTTCTCTTCGTGTGCCAAGCGATTGGCTTTTGGATTGGGGATGAGTCCATGCCGGAAGTGACGGGCGAAAGGCGCCTTCTCGAGGCACTGTACAAGGTGAAAACGCGCTTCGATCCGGTTTGCTCCGGGGAAGCCTTTAGCGATCGGTTCATGAAGTTTTTGAAGCGAAAGCTTACCAACCTTACGGCGAGTGCAAAGACGACACCAAACGGAGTAGATTTTACACAATCGAAGGATGTTATTGGCGTGAACGTGCTGCTCAATTTCGCCCTCTATCTCTTTCTGCCCATCGAGCAGCGCATGTTGAAGAATCTTTTCGAGCTAAACCTGAAG TTCCCCCTGATTCCGCTGGAGGACAATTTCCCCTGGCAGCCGGACGAGTTCATACAGGTGCATGGACATAAGCTGCTGCGGGATTACGATGCGAGTGCGGCTCCAATTTCCGTCAGTACGCCGCTGTCTACGTCGTTCGATTATCAGAAGGCACGGGACGCGCAGCTGCAGGCGCTGGAAAAATCGGCTACAGCTGCCGTTCTCTGTCTGCATGCGGCCAGCTGGCTGGTGGAGGCCCATGTACAGCTGCGCAACCGGCCATCCGTGCCCGGGGCTTCTCAGGATGATGGCAATTTTACGCTGGAAAAATTGCGCATCAAATGTGGCCTGCTGCTGGAGGGTGTACGGCTCGTGCGCGAAATGGAATACGTGCTGGGAACACTGTACGCTCTGTACGGTCGACGGGCTACGGAGAGGACGGACCGATTGATACAGTACCGGCGCATGGTGGTAGAGTTTTTGCTGTCCTCCACGCGCCGTTCCGTCACTGTGCCCTGCCTGCAGTTTATCgttcagcatcagcagcataaAATCTACACCATTGTTAATAATGCCAAG AAAAAATTGCTCCGCGAAGCAAAGGAATCCAAATCCACCGCCAATGGGTCGCTCTGGCTGGAGAAGATTTCCACTATCGATGTGTTGGAAAAGTGCCTTCACGGTCCGGCCACACCGGAACGGGTGGGGTTGGCACAGCTGACCATTGCTCTGTGCCACGGAAGTGCGTCCAACGGCGGACCTCCTCTGCTAGCTCTGACGGACGACGCGTACCGCAAGGTTGAGTCGCTGCTGAACCGCCTGGCCACCTTCATCGACTGGGAGCGGGAGTGCAATCGTCTCGACGTTGCCGGCAAATATACGCCCCTGCTGGGCCCGAGCGCCCGGCTGGATGCACTCTCCGTGAGTGTCGTTCCCATGAGCAACCGGATCGAAGCATTCATACGATGGGACTTTCACGGCAAGTGGCATCAGATCGAACCGTTCGATCCGTTCCGCGACGGATGCGACGCGGCAATGGGtgaacaaaaccacacgcagAAGCTGGTGTTTGCGTTTCTGCGCACGAAGCTCACGCAGGAGCCGGATGGACGATGGTTGTCCGCGCGGCATTCGGTTGCGCATCATTTGAGCGATGTGTTCTACACGCTTTCGACCATCTCACCGTCCGAGTGGCGCATCTATCGCGAAATGCGCTCCATCGTGGACCGGAAGTACGGTATACGGTTGGTGGAGGACCAGCTGCCACGGACGACGGCCGAGGATAGGCGGGGCCCGCGTGGTCACGGACAGGACGACGATGTGCTGGCGCTGATGGAAGATTTCGAAACGTTCATCGGCTCGTACGGGTACGATTTGCACGGCCAGCTGTTTATTGAGCGTCAGCAAGCAGCGACAGCGGCAAGCGGCGGCAGCACCAGTGGTGGAGGTGTGCTCAATGTGGTCAAAATTGAACACATTGCCAATTCCATCAAGCGCCACGGGCCGGGAATTATTAGCACAGTG GTAAACTATGCATTCCAGTTCCTGCGCCAGAAGCTGTTCACATTTTCCCACTTCCTGTACGACGAGCAAATACACTCCCGGCTGGCTGCGGATGCGAAAAAGCTCGCCACTGACAGTAACGACTCAGCGGGAACTGGTGCATCGTCCGGTGTGAATGCGGCGAATTATACGTACGACCGGGCGCTCGCGTTCAACCGACGCATCCGCAACCTTGGCCTGTCGGACGACGGTGAAACGTACGTCGATCTGTTCCGCAAACTGATCTGTCAAATTG GCAATGCGATGGCATTCATACGGATGCTGCATGCCGGTGCGCTGCACGAGTGCACCGGTGCTGCCGAATTCGTCTCGAATCCTCCAACGGCAGCGGAAGCGTCAGAGCACGATCAGGCACCATCAAGCGAACCGACCGTTCAGTCGAACCCGGACAATCAGTCGGCCGTTAACATATGGCGTCAAGATATGGCCACCGTTCGGACAAGCTGGCGGCTGGAGAATGAATTTTTCCGCCTGCTGCTGAATGCGTTCGACGGGTTGCGGCGCCGGCGGCCGACCCATGCGGATGGCGACAGCTCTGCACCGGCGGACAGCTTTGCGCATTTAGAGCTGTTCTATCTGATCATACCGCCGCTCACGATCAGCTACGTCGAGGCGATGCTGAAGGCAAAGGAAACGATCGCCAAAAAAGATCGGCACGGAACGTTTCTGCCAACGGACGATGGTTTCGTGATGG GGCTTTCCTATTTGCTGACGCTGCTCAACCAAACGGCAGCGTTCAATTCGCTGCACTGGTTCAAGGAGGTACACACCAAATATGCCCGTGAAATGGGCAAACTAAATCAGCAGACGGCCGGTGGGACCTCCAATCCGCTGCAGCAATCCTCCACGATGGAACCGTCGGACGAAAAGATGCTGCCAACGGTATCGCTCACACGCAAACGGCTGAACGCGATGCAGCATGAGTTTGAGCTGTTGCAATACAATTTATCCAGCTCgaagatatttttcaaatag
- the LOC120901036 gene encoding ribosomal protein 63, mitochondrial translates to MRLSVVNFFKKSVNGHIFRGKYRLVKRVTPRSTQTLIREYEQTEANMKLLLHPYLSKEQSSGHAKELGKKEQLVAKWRAEQLKMKPHVTIAERLAHLQVKNVWD, encoded by the exons ATGAGGCTTTCGGTGGTGAATTTCTTCAAGAAAAGTGTAAATGGACACATTTTTCGCGGTAAATATCGATTGGTGAAACGGGTAACGCCTCGCTCGACCCAGACACTCATTCGAGAGTACGAACAAACGGAGGCTAACATGAAACTGCTGCTCCATCCGTACCTGTCCAAG gaacaatccaGCGGACATGCGAAGGAGCTGGGTAAGAAGGAACAGCTGGTGGCCAAATGGCGCGCGGAACAGCTCAAGATGAAACCGCACGTCACGATAGCGGAACGATTGGCACACTTGCAGGTCAAAAATGTGTGGGATTAG
- the LOC120908656 gene encoding histone H4, with amino-acid sequence MTGRGKGGKGLGKGGAKRHRKVLRDNIQGITKPAIRRLARRGGVKRISGLIYEETRGVLKVFLENVIRDAVTYTEHAKRKTVTAMDVVYALKRQGRTLYGFGG; translated from the coding sequence ATGACTggaagaggaaagggaggaaaaggtcTGGGTAAAGGAGGAGCCAAGCGTCACCGAAAAGTGCTGCGGGATAACATCCAGGGCATTACCAAGCCCGCCATCCGCCGTTTGGCTCGGCGCGGAGGAGTGAAACGTATCTCCGGCCTCATCTACGAGGAAACCCGTGGCGTCCTGAAAGTATTTCTGGAGAATGTGATTCGTGATGCGGTCACTTACACTGAACACGCCAAGCGTAAGACCGTCACCGCTATGGATGTGGTGTATGCTCTGAAGCGTCAGGGCCGCACTCTGTACGGTTTTGGAGGTTAA
- the LOC120900899 gene encoding ADP-ribosylation factor-like protein 13B: MGTVFAKCCRKEHENNNDALNILVLGIENSGKTEISFKICHQKRGDYASTKGCRLFETVIADTEIKLIEIGGGSDLRDIWKYYFLDALAVIFVIDASNIHNICESYKIFQNLMAHEFLAGKPFLILANKQDLPESVDCIEICEYLDVEYLANRYRCPCLVEACGNWGTTAYEPNEYDGLTYGIQWLVGTVLAHRQFIMNRINFHKLMLGRDGADASRTIKRPRTGIKSGGSRRRKRKDSRPKTAPSSQQAWLKENDNNYLIKRNSIISVKSIPTSTTTERTNNSSTKATTTSGSGLSVVDEAVEVSQTSSSTEHATVIHVSKDDMTLEDLSLSFSVNETNGKAVELI; encoded by the exons ATGGGAACAGTTTTCGCCAAATGCTGTAGAAAAGAGCATGAAAATAACAA TGATGCACTAAACATTCTCGTGCTGGGAATCGAGAATTCGGGCAAGACTGAGATATCGTTCAAAATTTGTCATCAAAAGCGGGGCGATTATGCTTCGACCAAAGGATGCCGATTGTTCGAAACTGTGATCG CGGATACTGAGATAAAACTTATCGAAATCGGCGGTGGATCCGACCTTCGAGACATCTGGAAGTACTATTTCTTAGAT GCTCTGGCTGTTATTTTCGTAATCGATGCTTCCAACATACACAACATCTGTGAGTCTTATAAAATATTCCAAAACCTCATGGCGCACGAGTTCCTGGCGGGCAAACCATTCCTTATACTCGCCAACAAGCAGGACCTGCCGGAATCGGTCGATTGTATCGAAATCTGCGAGTATCTGGACGTCGAGTATCTAGCGAACCGGTACCGTTGTCCGTGTCTCGTAGAGGCATGCGGCAATTGGGGCACCACCGCCTACGAACCGAACGAATACGATGGATTAACCTACGGCATCCAGTGGCTGGTAGGAACGGTGCTTGCCCATCGGCAGTTCATTATGAACCGTATCAACTTCCACAAACTGATGCTGGGACGCGATGGTGCGGATGCATCGAGAACTATAAAAAGGCCGCGCACGGGCATAAAATCCGGGGGCAGCAGAAGACGCAAACGCAAAGACAGCCGTCCGAAAACGGCACCTTCAAGCCAGCAGGCCTGGctgaaagaaaacgacaacAATTATCTGATTAAACGAAACAGCATTATCTCCGTAAAGAGTATACCCACCAGCACTACCACGGAACGGACGAACAACTCGAGCACCAAGGCAACTACTACCTCCGGCAGCGGACTTTCGGTCGTAGATGAAGCTGTGGAAGTCAGCcagaccagcagcagcacgg AACATGCCACAGTCATACATGTAAGCAAAGATGATATGACTTTAGAAGATTTGTCCCTTTCTTTCTCCGTCAATGAGACGAATGGAAAAGCGGTGGAACTTATTTGA